The genome window CTTATCAACAAGCACTTTGTGTATCAGCACCTGCTTAGCTTCATCCTCTGTTCCACATAGATCTACTGTTGTCCAAACCCGTTTCAACATTATAAGTGTGATGccactgtacatttttaaagagaccTCGGGTATCTCCAGCCGTTTTTGTTGCTGctaaaatgcatattttatgtCAGACACAATGTTTTCAGAACCAGGTGGTTTTTATGGGTGAACCCTAACTGGAGCATAAGCACTCTGttagaaaaaaatcagtaaattCGACCGAAAGAAAACTTGAAACATcaggaaatgtaaagtttaaaaTATCCATGATTTATTGTAATGTTCATTGCCAGTGTTTTGTTCTGGCAATAAACACCAAATAAATCTTAAcccgctgctgaaaatagtcccagtGTTGTTGCTTTGCTATTTTCATGGGATTTGATGACAAAATGTAGaatatcatcatttttttttttttagaataaacAAGCTTGTTGTTGTCctgattttaatgttaataagaTTTCAAAGCTGTTTTGTGAGTGTTAGTGTCAGTGTTATAGCTtatagcttgtgtgtgtgtgtgtgtgtgtgtgtgtgtgtgtgtgtgtgtgtgtgtgtgtgtgtgtgtgtgtgtgtgtgtgtgtgtgtgtgtgtgtgtgtgtgtgtgtgtggctcattgttctcctgctgctcctctctctcctgagtCTGCGTCTatagtttttcactttttccttcAGGGGGCTGGGACTATCTGACGTCACACTCACAGTAAGAATGGTAAGAATCAGCTTGAGGAAGCAGAAGGAAACCCTCATATTGCTTCATTTTTCTCTGCCTCCGCTTGTGAAGGACGATGAAGTAAGAggcggggtttttttttgttttttttttccagtttacTGGGAGAAAAACTGCTTCAAGGAGCCACAAACTGCACCTGGAGAATAATGATTCTCCTCAAAGTCAGACAGGGATTATGAGcagctcattttttttgtacctgCAACACAAGGACCAGAAGGAGACTTCATGGGGAGAATGTGAGTGAGTGTTGTGGGAATCGGACAGCGGTGTTCTCGCGGTGGGAGGAATGTTCTGTATCTGCAGGGTGTGTTGAGGAATGTCAGGCTGATCACAGACAGAGCTTCTTTTACTGTCAACTCTCTAAGATTAACTCCTGTAAACAGGGATTAGttcttattttgaaggttttatATCCAGCATGAGCCCACAGATCATATGCAAAGAGTTTAAAACTACCTGGGGAGgatttttctgtctgcagtcaGCCATTCCATTCTTCTATCTGTGCTGATGCCGTGTGCAATGACgggttattttcctctgtgttaGGAAAGATTCAGGAAATCTTTACCATAACCTTTTTTATACATTGTAAATTTCTTGCTAATTAAACTTTAACGACGCCTTGTCGTTTGGTGTGTAAGAATGgatttggcacagctgctcCGGTGTTGTTAGCGCCGCTGGTTCAGGCatgtgcgagctgaccaatcagagcagactgggcagGTCTTCAAGAGGCAGGAGCTAAGATAGAGggtgaatacagagctgcagcactggacaggaTGAGAaaacaattgtgttttttgaacattaaagcctGTAAACCtgaaaccaaaaatgaaacctttttttttttttttttttctcttacaggCTCAGCTTCAGGCTCGCCTATATTTTCTCTTACAACCTGTTCCAGTTCTGTGGACACACGTGGATACTGGCCAACAGCATAGCCAGGTTCCTCACATTTGGTCGAGGTAAGATTTGCCAACACAGAACATTCAGCACCAGCAGAAGACACAAGGATGCATATGTACAACACTAGAAGCTTTTTAAGCTCGGTATGAGAGGCCCATTTTAAGGAACACTTCACcctaaaaagaacattttgtcattGTCGTGGTCTGtccggagacttggattacagcaTGTGGAGCCAAATagttgttttttccattttaaataaAGTCCCCAGCCACTTCAGTCGTTTAAGAGGATGCTGCAAcgttgttttgctgtaaagctccggaaatgttttgtggactgcgaAACTCCCCCCTACCGACTTTCCTTCAGCATGCGGAGAGgagatgattttcattttaggttgaactgttcctttaaatcatgATTGATTTTAGCTCAGAAGGACAGGACCACGATAAGTCTCTACCAGTCGGCACAAGTTCGCGTGATTAAGTAtgatttttcactttgcagatgCCTTAGCGGACACATTTTACTCCGTCGGCTTTGTGATGAGTCTGTGCCAGCTGCTCTCCATCTTGGAGCTCTTCCACATCGCAGACAGGATTGAGAAAGCCAGACTCCTTCCTCGCTTCATCCAAGTGTGTAGCACAGCTCCACCTCTGACTGGAATTCAGTAATTAATCATGCGGATCCTGTACAATGTATGAAATATGTAATCAAGAGCTCTTTAGCCTTGGTGAACAGTGCATGTTCTCTTGTTCTTCAGGTTCTGGAGAAGAACCTGCTGCTGATCATGATCATCATGCTGGAGGAGATCCAGAGTAAACCAGTCGTGTGTGCTCAGTTCTTCTTGTGGAACGTAATGGACCTCCTACGGTATTTCACCAATATTAAATCAATACTGTATGGCTTGTTTTTGCCTCACTGGCAGTGGGGCCAAGGGATAACAGCACAAGTCAGTCGAGGTGTCTGTTATCTGTTAGTGTGGTCTAACCCTGACATTTACTGCTGTGAATATTCATGATCCTCAGATGATAAATCTACGTAGTTAAGACTTCCTAGCTGGCCCCATCAGATTAAAGATATAACAGGCAACATTTCCTGGTTAAAATGTCCTAAAATCGACGAGATCTTTCTTACGGACCCCGACTGATGTATCAATTGGCTGATATCATCGGCCGATGTGTCCTTATCAGCAACTCTTTTTGTTCAAGATAATGCAGATAAACAAACTGCCCTGCCCCCCTcacatgtcttttttcttcacaggtGTTTTGATAATCACATTTGAGGGGTCATTgctatgaatgtgtgtatatcaGTCGATACATCGTTAATATCAGTATCAACATGTGGTGGTCGCCCGGCTCTACTCTCTTACAACATGTTGTAGAGTTGTGTACTTTACATTagcccaaatgtttccaacaatgttcgAACCAGAGAATtccgtgctttttttttttttttttttggtagccGGTCACTGTAAcctccaggagagagtcagagtgaGGGAGAAAGTCAGAGAAGGAGACGTAACTAAACATTAAGTGAATAAAACTCAATACATTGACCCTGGGTCAAGTAGATATGTCTTCATCAATGCAATACTGGTGGATTAACACCTCCCATGATCCCTTGCTACTTAGACTGTACTCCATTGTACTTAAGCGGGATGCAGCAGGCCCGGCGTTCTCCGACACATTTATCTTTTGAACGACTCTTAATCAATGTAGTTTTAACAACTTTGTAATTGCTCTTTCCGAGTCAgctgatttgtgatttttgtctCCTTGGGAAAGCAACAGTCTGAAACTAAAACTGCATACTTTCAGGACGATAACATATAATTATGGTATGCTAAGAATTGTGTTCGTAATAATTGATCGAAGGAGTAGAGGTCCTTATGTTCTCAGCTGAGAACTTACTGTGTCTTAAACTGGACTGAGTGTCAGtctggaagaagaaaagtgcTGTTTGACTAGGAAAGAAAACGAGTTCCACTTCGTCTTCCTTTGGCTCTTTGTACTTTGAACTGAGCAAACAAGCATATTCTGAAAGTACACAACATTTTATGATGTGgtaatctattttttttttttttttgtccgctTGAGCATGTAATGAAGCAATGGAGTAGTGAATTGCCCGCTGGTCTTCAGCAAGCGGATGTTCAGCTCATGTTGACTATAAATACAGCGGCAGGTgtacagagagctgcagcaggatcACGGTGAACAACATGATTGTAGAAGAATGGTCTTTTCTCCAGGCTCCAGAGAGGTCTGCCCAGCGTGATGGCGATCGCAGCGATGGCTCACTATGGAACTCTTCTGGCCAAATCAGCTGTCAGTTATTGAGTCATACTGCGTCATTTTTGCCCTCAGTTGGAAACCTCATCAAACGTTTTTGATGTGTGCCGTGTGTGACGACAGGTACCCGCATGAGCTGCTGTGTCTCTTGGACAAACCATCCGTCGCCATGCTGTGGACTCGCTACACACTCTGGATCCCGGTATACATCCTGTCAGCGGCCACTGAAGGTGACTGAACCCGTTCCATCAACTTCATTGTATTTATGAAAAAGCGACCAAATGGCTACACGGGCCTCGGAATGCATCTCACTACATTTAGGATCATAAACAATATATTATTAGTTATATACGTTGTTGCTTGTTGCTGATCTGACACTGCTGAGCATTATGAACTACTTTAACGTGACAAAGACGCAAAGGAAGTCGTGTTGGCTTACAGGAAATGAGTTGGCAAAGCAGAGGAGATGATAAACTGTCAGGAAGTGTGTGAGGAAAGTACATCCGGCCTCTGTCGCGTGTGTGAGGCTCAGCACGAGTCCACTGCAAACAATCGCACGCTGCAGGCGGCTGTGAACCTCTGGTCTATCAGCGACACACCACACCAGCGTGTGTTCCTTCAAAACAACACACGTGGTGTGTCTTTTAGTcagaaatgttctttgtttGACTGCTTTGGACAGCTTCTTAACAGGGCTGTAATGAACAtactgtgttcagtgtgaacacaggGAAAGGGACAGTACACCCAAAAACAATATCCCTCTTACCTGAAGTGCTATTTatcatctagattgttttggtgtgagtttgGAGGTATCAGCTGCAGAGAGTTCTGTCGACATGATAAATAGCACCGCAGGTAATCTTGCAGTGACCTTTTCCtttaaagaaatagtttggCGTCTTCCATGTGTTTCTGCGTGACTGTTTGTGTCCTTCTTCCTCAGGCGTCACTATATACCAGGCCCTGCCTTACGCTGAGCCAACGGCAGCGAACTCCAAACCGCTGAATTCAACAGTGTCGGCACATGTTCACCTGCCCGTCCTCTTGATGCTCTACCTGCCTTTTCTTGCTCTGGGTAAGACGAGTGAGCCAGCGTTCAGCCTGAAACACCTTCAGCTCTGTGTCAGAACAGTGAAGGGGACTGTACTGTAAACAGGCCAGACAGTTTGTCAG of Acanthopagrus latus isolate v.2019 chromosome 10, fAcaLat1.1, whole genome shotgun sequence contains these proteins:
- the hacd4 gene encoding very-long-chain (3R)-3-hydroxyacyl-CoA dehydratase 4 isoform X1 yields the protein MSSSFFLYLQHKDQKETSWGECELSFRLAYIFSYNLFQFCGHTWILANSIARFLTFGRDALADTFYSVGFVMSLCQLLSILELFHIADRIEKARLLPRFIQVLEKNLLLIMIIMLEEIQSKPVVCAQFFLWNVMDLLRYPHELLCLLDKPSVAMLWTRYTLWIPVYILSAATEGVTIYQALPYAEPTAANSKPLNSTVSAHVHLPVLLMLYLPFLALGASVTVWQLLKERQHHLEKWKKMKRK
- the hacd4 gene encoding very-long-chain (3R)-3-hydroxyacyl-CoA dehydratase 4 isoform X2 gives rise to the protein MGRMLSFRLAYIFSYNLFQFCGHTWILANSIARFLTFGRDALADTFYSVGFVMSLCQLLSILELFHIADRIEKARLLPRFIQVLEKNLLLIMIIMLEEIQSKPVVCAQFFLWNVMDLLRYPHELLCLLDKPSVAMLWTRYTLWIPVYILSAATEGVTIYQALPYAEPTAANSKPLNSTVSAHVHLPVLLMLYLPFLALGASVTVWQLLKERQHHLEKWKKMKRK